From the Solanum pennellii chromosome 4, SPENNV200 genome, one window contains:
- the LOC107015874 gene encoding transcription termination factor MTERF5, chloroplastic isoform X1: protein MVIIGKAVAVFTHSSIFHRNGFGDLFSSFNFRFQYLYSSTAAPAPTHFLVKYLVDSLGFSNEEAASTSSRVTSRKNLKNPDLVINFLKQTGFDNTQMKTMVSRVPKLLFRDVSKTLKPKFQCLMDLGLSGSDLVDVIAKDSQIVDRGLDTHLRPTIDLLRRILGSNENVVKALRRFPWLLSFRAHHIIESNMLLLKNYGVPDERIKKLMLRNPSYFAQNPERIKSLLHRMENDFRVPRDSSSFLYGCQVLNSLNKSKLEKKFGIFRSFGWSDDDILKMFRKLPFCVGLSEVRIHKALNLFMKELGIGTAYLVSHPAILVFSMEKRVVPRMQVLEILDEKKVERRKLDLYYALSLNETRFIDYFVQPYKDQMPDLYEQLKKIVAP, encoded by the coding sequence ATGGTTATCATAGGCAAAGCCGTAGCTGTATTTACTCACAGCTCCATATTTCATCGCAATGGCTTTGGAGACCTCTTTTCCTCCTTCAATTTCAGATTTCAGTATCTCTACTCATCAACCGCAGCTCCTGCCCCAACCCATTTCTTGGTGAAATACCTTGTCGATTCTCTCGGATTCTCCAATGAAGAAGCTGCATCTACATCCTCCAGGGTAACTTCACGTAAAAACTTAAAGAATCCTGATTTAGTCATCAATTTCTTGAAACAAACTGGTTTCGACAACACCCAGATGAAAACAATGGTTTCTAGGGTTCCCAAATTACTATTCCGTGATGTTTCCAAAACCCTAAAACCCAAATTTCAGTGCCTTATGGATCTGGGATTATCCGGGTCGGACCTGGTGGATGTAATTGCTAAAGATTCACAAATTGTTGATAGAGGTTTAGATACTCATTTGAGACCTACCATTGATCTCCTGAGGAGGATTTTGGGTAGTAATGAAAATGTAGTTAAGGCGTTAAGGAGATTTCCTTGGTTGCTTTCTTTTCGTGCTCATCATATTATTGAGTCTAATATGTTGTTATTGAAAAACTATGGTGTTCCTGATGAGAGAATTAAAAAACTCATGCTTAGAAATCCCAGTTATTTTGCTCAAAATCCAGAGAGGATTAAAAGTTTGTTGCATAGGATGGAGAACGATTTTCGAGTTCCACGGGATTCCTCTAGTTTTCTTTATGGATGTCAAGTGTTAAACTCATTAAACAAGTCTAAGTTGGAAAAGAAATTTGGAATCTTTAGGAGTTTTGGATGGTCTGATGATGATATACTCAAGATGTTCAGGAAGCTACCTTTTTGTGTTGGCCTCTCGGAAGTTAGAATTCATAAAGCACTGAATCTTTTCATGAAGGAACTTGGTATTGGAACTGCTTACTTGGTTTCTCATCCTGCAATATTGGTCTTCAGTATGGAAAAAAGGGTGGTACCTCGGATGCAAGTATTGGAAATTTTGGACGAAAAGAAGGTTGAGAGGAGAAAGTTGGATCTCTATTATGCTCTGAGCTTAAATGAGACAAGGTTCATAGATTATTTTGTGCAGCCCTACAAGGATCAGATGCCTGATTTGTATGAACAGCTCAAGAAAATTGTGGCTCCGTAA
- the LOC107016051 gene encoding transcription termination factor MTERF5, chloroplastic-like, with protein MLVKARAVLFNFVGNGFLFRYSTAVATVPTYFTEKYLINSLGFSKQEAISASAKVTRTNSSKNPALCVNFLKQTGFNDTQIKILVFKFPDLLFYDVEKTLKPKLHCLSEIGLSGPELVKVLFRDWAFFQRGLNNSIKPLLSSLKKVLDSDENVVRVIKRCSWLISYYKGGTMEANLNLLRSFGCSNDKIKHIVLRNPSILKHSTKKLEELLHRVEKEVGVSPDSAVFLHIVSVLANLSQEKVDTKVGVFKSFGWSDTNILTMLQKLPYCVALSEARIQTALTFLMKEVRFKSIYIASRPSLLTYSLEKRLMPRYEIWKFVNEKNLIKSRQEFYTVMTWPESKFLDKYVLPVKAELPNLYNLYLKRIGK; from the coding sequence ATGCTTGTCAAAGCTCGAGCTGTATTATTCAACTTTGTGGGTAATGGGTTTCTCTTTCGATACTCAACGGCTGTGGCAACTGTGCCGACCTATTTCACAGAGAAGTACCTCATCAACTCACTCGGATTCTCCAAACAAGAAGCTATTTCTGCATCCGCAAAGGTAACCCGCACTAATTCCTCCAAGAATCCAGCTTTATGCGTCAATTTCTTGAAACAAACAGGTTTTAACGACACCCAAATCAAAATCTTGGTTTTCAAGTTCCCAGACTTGCTATTCTATGATGTTGAAAAAACCCTTAAACCCAAATTACATTGTCTTTCTGAAATAGGGTTATCTGGTCCCGAGTTAGTCAAAGTCCTTTTCAGGGATTGGGCTTTTTTTCAGAGAGGATTAAATAACAGTATAAAACCCCTTTTAAGTTCACTTAAGAAGGTATTGGATAGTGATGAAAATGTGGTTAGGGTTATAAAGAGATGTTCTTGGTTGATTAGTTACTATAAAGGTGGAACTATGGAAGCCAATCTGAATTTGTTGAGATCTTTTGGCTGTTCAAATGATAAGATCAAGCATATTGTGCTTAGAAATCCCAGCATTCTTAAACATAGTACTAAGAAGCTTGAGGAATTGTTGCATAGGGTGGAAAAGGAAGTTGGTGTTTCTCCCGACTCAGCAGTGTTTCTCCACATCGTTAGTGTGCTTGCTAACTTGAGTCAAGAGAAAGTAGACACTAAAGTTGGAGTCTTCAAGAGTTTTGGGTGGTCTGACACCAATATTCTCACCATGTTGCAAAAGCTACCTTACTGTGTAGCCCTATCAGAGGCACGAATTCAGACTGCATTGACATTTTTGATGAAGGAAGTCCGTTTCAAGTCTATTTACATAGCTTCTCGCCCTTCGCTTTTAACGTACAGTTTGGAGAAGAGACTAATGCCCAGGtatgaaatctggaaatttgtcAATGAAAAGAATCTCATAAAGAGTAGGCAGGAGTTTTACACAGTTATGACATGGCCTGAATCAAAGTTTTTGGACAAGTATGTGCTGCCGGTCAAAGCTGAACTGCCTAACTTGTATAATTTGTACCTCAAGAGGATAGGAAAATAG
- the LOC107015874 gene encoding protein EPIDERMAL PATTERNING FACTOR 2 isoform X2: MNSSRKLWLRNRFCLFLTPKGYMRKSILQFEADWILQILLITNSVWQLPLPSVSYHGKGTYKDNQSHVHLKEEKKGDHDVLGMEMYPTGSSLPDCSHACGPCFPCKRVMVSFACSIAESCPIVYRCMCRGKYYHVPSN, encoded by the exons ATGAACAGCTCAAGAAAATTGTGGCTCCGTAAtagattttgtttatttttgacACCAAAAG GCTATATGCGAAAATCAATCTTGCAATTTGAAGCTGATTGGATTCTACAGATCTTGTTGATAACTAATTCCGTTTGGCAGTTACCGTTACCATCAG TTTCCTATCATGGCAAAGGAACATACAAGGACAATCAAAGCCATGTCCATCTTAAG gaagaaaaaaaaggagatcATGATGTGTTAGGAATGGAGATGTATCCAACAGGATCAAGTTTACCAGATTGTTCTCATGCTTGTGGACCTTGTTTCCCTTGTAAGAGAGTAATGGTGAGCTTTGCATGCTCCATTGCTGAATCTTGTCCCATTGTCTACAGGTGTATGTGTAGAGGCAAATACTACCATGTCCCTTCCAATTGA
- the LOC107015874 gene encoding protein EPIDERMAL PATTERNING FACTOR 2 isoform X3 codes for MRKSILQFEADWILQILLITNSVWQLPLPSVSYHGKGTYKDNQSHVHLKEEKKGDHDVLGMEMYPTGSSLPDCSHACGPCFPCKRVMVSFACSIAESCPIVYRCMCRGKYYHVPSN; via the exons ATGCGAAAATCAATCTTGCAATTTGAAGCTGATTGGATTCTACAGATCTTGTTGATAACTAATTCCGTTTGGCAGTTACCGTTACCATCAG TTTCCTATCATGGCAAAGGAACATACAAGGACAATCAAAGCCATGTCCATCTTAAG gaagaaaaaaaaggagatcATGATGTGTTAGGAATGGAGATGTATCCAACAGGATCAAGTTTACCAGATTGTTCTCATGCTTGTGGACCTTGTTTCCCTTGTAAGAGAGTAATGGTGAGCTTTGCATGCTCCATTGCTGAATCTTGTCCCATTGTCTACAGGTGTATGTGTAGAGGCAAATACTACCATGTCCCTTCCAATTGA
- the LOC107017006 gene encoding phosphopantothenate--cysteine ligase 2-like, whose translation MDAVDDANQLQETPKNEVMSFFEPAPLLEDAAEIEKSLKEFVDRNTSSSGNLNGKTNRVVCITSGGTTVPLEKQCVRYIDNFSSGHRGAASTEYFLKAGYSVVFLYRRGSCQPFCSTLPDDPLLECFSVADDSSIEVDALHAEIVKRAITENRAAVAEGILLKLSFTTIFEYLQILQLISVSLRDFGPSAIFFLAAAVSDFYVPWESMALHKIQSASGPLDIRLAQVPKMLSVLRNEWAPMAFHISSKLETDTDILLAKANMALKKYKMHMVIANELSTRKEEVIVVTDQEKVTVRRDSTRAGAEVESPLVELVVDRHSTYIKKFDA comes from the exons ATGGATGCAGTTGATGATGCTAATCAGTTACAAGAAACACCGAAAAATGAAGTTATGTCCTTCTTCGAGCCAGCTCCTTTACTAGAGGATGCTGCTGAAATTGAGAAAAGCTTGAAGGAATTCGTTGATCGCAATACTTCATCATCAGGCAATT TGAATGGAAAAACAAACAGGGTAGTGTGTATTACTTCAGGTGGTACAACTGTTCCTTTGGAAAAGCAATGTGTTCGTTATATCGACAACTTTAGCTCTGGTCATAGAGGGGCTGCATCCACAGA ATACTTTCTGAAGGCTGGTTATTCCGTAGTCTTTCTGTATCGAAG AGGGTCATGCCAACCATTTTGTAGTACTCTGCCCGATGATCCGCTGCTAGAGTGCTTTAGTGTTGCTGATGATTCAAGTATTGAAG TGGATGCATTGCATGCTGAAATAGTGAAGAGAGCCATTACTGAAAATCGCGCA GCAGTTGCTGAGGGCATCCTGTTGAAACTTTCATTTACAACAATTTTCGAGTATTTGCAG ATTCTACAGCTAATTTCCGTGTCTTTGAGGGACTTCGGGCCTAGTGCTATTTTTTTTCTGGCAGCTGCAGTTTCTGATTTTTATGTTCCATGGGAAAGCATG GCTTTACATAAAATCCAGTCGGCATCTGGTCCTCTGGATATACGACTCGCCCAAGTACCAAAGATGCTTTCCGTGCTTAGGAATGAATGGGCGCCAATGGCCTTCCACATATCGTCTAAG CTAGAAACAGACACAGATATCCTTTTAGCAAAGGCTAATATGGCCCTCAAAAAATACAAGATGCATATGGTGATAGCTAACGAACTATCAACCCGTAAAGAGGAAGTAATAGTTGTCACTGATCAGGAAAAAGTCACAGTTCGTAGGGACAGCACTCGGGCAGGGGCTGAAGTCGAGTCTCCGTTGGTTGAGCTTGTTGTTGATAGACACTCAACATATATCAAGAAGTTCGATGCATAA